From a single Brassica rapa cultivar Chiifu-401-42 chromosome A01, CAAS_Brap_v3.01, whole genome shotgun sequence genomic region:
- the LOC103847906 gene encoding uncharacterized protein LOC103847906: MARGGGEWTVTGGGVVSYKRITLLVCSFNILIALFVLRFLYASSLHFYPNHHNAVSYTSDEIRKMEESTRIRRSKHPSELVRLVKKLRHDVATSESSVELSPNVKGKLVDEILERLKRLEEKSNVTLVREAVETWRSEKLKEAKELIQEQNGVNSTLIVEEAGMLVRALELEWDALSEEIGFWLPAEVHNEEHDDKPEGEEEPEEILAGRPVPAVCNVELHTDYGGAAVRWGLTHHKESAADCCQACLDQAKRAKPGEMRCNIWVYCPSEFGCFSPDIYEHKHQECWLKYAEKPKRTFKDRYSEAYRNNHPKAPTIVPWVSGVVTA, from the exons ATGGCGAGGGGAGGAGGAGAATGGACAGTCACCGGAGGCGGAGTTGTCTCGTACAAAAGAATAACACTACTCGTTTGCTCTTTCAACATTCTCATCGCTCTCTTTGTTCTTCGCTTTCTCTATGCTTCTTCTCTCCACTTCTATCCCAATCACCACAATG CTGTTAGTTACACGTCAGATGAGATTAGGAAAATGGAGGAATCTACTCGGATTCGAAGATCCAAACATCCTTCTGAGCTTGTTAGATTG GTGAAGAAGCTGAGACATGATGTCGCCACTTCAGAATCAAGTGTTGAACTCTCTCCTAATGTAAAAGGCAAACTAGTTGATGAGATCTTGGAGCGTTTGAAAAGATTAGAGGAGAAGTCTAATGTTACACTGGTCAgag AAGCTGTAGAAACGTGGCGCAGTGAGAAGCTGAAGGAAGCTAAAGAGCTGATTCAGGAACAAAATGGGGTTAATTCCACCTTGATAGTGGAGGAAGCAG GGATGCTTGTAAGAGCGTTGGAGTTGGAGTGGGATGCGTTGTCTGAAGAGATTGGGTTTTGGTTACCTGCTGAGGTTCACAATGAAGAGCACGATGATAAACCTGAAGGAGAGGAAGAGCCTG AGGAAATATTAGCAGGGAGACCAGTGCCAGCTGTATGTAATGTAGAGCTTCACACAGATTACGGTGGTGCTGCAGTGAGATGGGGACTTACACATCACAAAGAGAGTGCAGCTGATTGTTGCCAAGCTTGCTTAGACCAGGCAAAGCGTGCGAAACCTGGAGAAATGAGATGCAACATTTGGGTTTATTGCCCATCTGAGTTTGGTTGCTTTTCTCCAGATATTTATGAGCATAAACATCAGGAATGTTGGCTTAAATAC GCAGAGAAGCCAAAACGGACCTTTAAAGACAGATACTCAGAGGCTTACAGAAATAACCACCCAAAAGCGCCTACTATTGTTCCATGGGTTTCAGGTGTTGTAACGGCTTGA